A stretch of the Rosa rugosa chromosome 5, drRosRugo1.1, whole genome shotgun sequence genome encodes the following:
- the LOC133712841 gene encoding disease resistance protein RPV1-like: protein MATKSTSSSVFPSSSSSYPPWTYDVFLSFRGEDTSKSFTDHLYFSLKREGISTFRDDELERGKPISSELVQAIQESRFALVIFSRNYASSKWCLDELAEIVECMKEMGQTVLPIFYNVDPSNVRKQTGSFAEAFDAHEEHFKDNLEKVQRWRAALTEVANLSGFHLQDGYVQGDC, encoded by the exons atggcaACCAAAAGTACCTCCTCCTCAGtttttccttcttcctcttcttcatatCCACCTTGGACCTATGATGTCTTCCTCAGCTTCAGAGGTGAGGACACCAGTAAAAGCTTTACAGATCATCTATATTTTTCTTTGAAACGAGAAGGAATATCCACCTTTAGGGATGATGAACTTGAGAGAGGGAAACCAATTTCATCAGAACTCGTGCAAGCAATACAAGAATCAAGGTTTGCGCTTGTTATTTTCTCAAGAAACTATGCTTCTTCTAAgtggtgcttggatgaactCGCAGAGATTGTTGAGTGCATGAAAGAGATGGGACAGACGGTGCTTCCCATTTTCTATAATGTAGATCCATCAAATGTACGGAAACAAACAGGAAGCTTTGCAGAAGCCTTTGATGCACATGAAGAACACTTCAAGGATAACTTAGAAAAAGTGCAAAGGTGGAGAGCTGCTTTGACTGAAGTGGCCAATCTTTCCGGATTTCATCTCCAAGATGG ATATGTACAAGGGGACTGCTGA